The DNA window CATACGCGCGCACGAGGTGATCCCGGATGTCAGGATCAAGGGGCATTTCTTCCAGATCGAGATCGGCCGCGCCAGGAAGCAACGACGATGCCCACAGGCGGTCTCCCCCTACGCCCTGGCTCGTCGCCCGCCCCGGCCCGCCGTCCTTCCGAGCACGCTGATTCCCCGCCAGTCGTTTCATCACCCGACCGACCACGGCGCGCGCCATGAGGCGAAACGTCGTCAGCTTTCCCCCGCCGATGGAGATCAATCCCGAGGAACTCTCCGAGATACGATGCCAGCGGGAAATATCGGAGGCGAACGCTTTGTCCTGAGCCAGTAGGGGACGCACGCCGGCGAATGTGGCGAGAATCTCTTCGGGGTGAAGGCGCCTCTTCAGGATGCCGTTGATGGAGTCAAGCACATAGGCGATGTCCTCGGTATGCGCGCGCGCATCGGCGGGATCACCCGTGTAGGGCGTATCCGTCGTGCCGATGAGAGCCAGCGGCCCCCAGGGAATGACAAACATCTCCCGTCCGTCACGGGCCGAGTGAAAAAGCAGACCCAGGTCGAAATCTCCCCCGGTGGAACCCCTCGCCGAGAAATGCTCGCGCCGAACGACGAGATGAATCCCCTTGGTCGTGAAGAGCAGAGGACGGGCGTCCCGATCCTCATAGTGGCGCACCTCATCGAGCCAGGGTCCGGAGGCATTCACCACGGCCATCGAGCGAACCTCCAGGTCCTGCCCGGTGAGCATATCTCGGACGACCACTCCGGCCACTCTCTGGCGACACCGGAGAAAGCCTGTGGCGGCGGCGTAATTGGCGATGAGGGCTCCCTGCCGGGCCGCCGCCTTGAGCACCGTCAGCACCAGACGCGCATCATCGGTCCGCCCATCAA is part of the Blastocatellia bacterium genome and encodes:
- a CDS encoding glycerol-3-phosphate dehydrogenase/oxidase, producing the protein MAEPDAGCRGLRRIFGLSMSELSAHTRRENLQRMAREPFDLVIVGGGITGAGIAWEAAARGLKTALIDKSDFASGTSSKSSKLVHGGIRYLRQGDLRLTLAMARERAILRRLAPGVVDWVSFLFPFYGAPGDWLLASLGLWIYDLLAWRSIPLKHRRVSPHEAARLWPQLRERGLKAAFTYFDGRTDDARLVLTVLKAAARQGALIANYAAATGFLRCRQRVAGVVVRDMLTGQDLEVRSMAVVNASGPWLDEVRHYEDRDARPLLFTTKGIHLVVRREHFSARGSTGGDFDLGLLFHSARDGREMFVIPWGPLALIGTTDTPYTGDPADARAHTEDIAYVLDSINGILKRRLHPEEILATFAGVRPLLAQDKAFASDISRWHRISESSSGLISIGGGKLTTFRLMARAVVGRVMKRLAGNQRARKDGGPGRATSQGVGGDRLWASSLLPGAADLDLEEMPLDPDIRDHLVRAYGQDARSLFELTRSHSELGDRLIPGLPYIKAEVLYAMRREMALTLTDVLSRRTRLVWEDAGHALPVAESVARLMARELGWTEQEIAAQLAAYRREAFLHSVARS